In Halomonas alkalicola, the following proteins share a genomic window:
- a CDS encoding restriction endonuclease subunit S, with amino-acid sequence MGELFKYSRINNILMDRVPLTPKEQASSLLEAGDLLFARQSLVREGAGKCSIFLGDSERVCFESHLIRCRLEKTSHNPLFYYYYFSSPDGKALMDTIIEQGAGAAGIRGSDLVNLIIPEFALAFQNKIASILDALDCKIQLNRKINQDLEQMVQAIFKSWFVDFEPVKAKVAALEAGGSEQDTLLAAMQAISGKDELALTRLKAEQPEQYTNLRATAGLFPSELQDSELGEIPEGWAVESFSKIARLDTTSVKPAQEPGKIWEHYSIPAFDEGAFPAYDFGSEIKSSKYKVHPAAILSSKLNPHFPRTWVPDVRNHDGAICSTEFMQFVPLKLKQRAFIAGMVTSEPFQSGMMMRVTGSTGSRQRAQPKQVASMGVVLPPEPLMLEYSNRIASIYAVMARNIRQSQTLSQLRDTLLPKLLSGELSISNAVFEPVSPDVADATA; translated from the coding sequence GAGGCTGGGGATTTGTTATTTGCTAGACAGTCGCTCGTCCGAGAAGGAGCTGGGAAATGCTCAATTTTCTTGGGCGATTCGGAGCGTGTCTGCTTTGAGTCGCATCTTATTCGTTGTCGCCTAGAAAAAACTTCTCATAACCCGCTTTTTTACTATTATTATTTCTCCAGCCCAGATGGCAAAGCCTTGATGGATACAATCATCGAGCAAGGCGCGGGTGCAGCAGGTATTCGTGGGTCAGACCTAGTTAACCTCATTATTCCAGAGTTTGCTCTTGCCTTCCAAAACAAAATAGCATCGATACTCGATGCCCTTGACTGTAAAATCCAACTCAACCGCAAAATCAACCAAGATCTAGAGCAGATGGTCCAGGCCATTTTTAAAAGCTGGTTTGTCGATTTCGAGCCGGTCAAGGCCAAGGTCGCCGCACTGGAAGCCGGCGGCAGCGAGCAAGACACCCTGCTCGCCGCCATGCAGGCCATCTCCGGCAAGGACGAATTGGCGCTGACCCGGCTCAAGGCCGAACAGCCCGAGCAGTACACCAATCTTCGTGCCACCGCCGGGCTGTTCCCGTCGGAGCTGCAGGATAGTGAGCTGGGAGAGATTCCGGAGGGGTGGGCGGTCGAGTCTTTCTCAAAGATTGCTCGCCTGGATACGACGTCGGTGAAACCCGCCCAGGAGCCTGGAAAAATCTGGGAACATTATAGCATCCCAGCTTTCGATGAAGGTGCATTCCCAGCTTATGATTTCGGGTCGGAGATCAAAAGTAGCAAGTATAAGGTCCATCCTGCCGCTATCCTTTCATCCAAGTTGAATCCCCACTTTCCTCGCACATGGGTGCCGGATGTGCGAAATCACGACGGTGCTATCTGCTCCACAGAGTTTATGCAGTTTGTACCACTGAAACTTAAGCAAAGGGCTTTCATCGCTGGCATGGTCACCTCCGAGCCATTTCAAAGCGGAATGATGATGCGTGTGACGGGTTCGACTGGCAGCCGGCAAAGGGCCCAGCCAAAGCAGGTGGCCTCGATGGGCGTGGTACTACCTCCGGAGCCGTTGATGCTTGAATATTCAAACCGTATAGCGTCGATTTATGCGGTCATGGCCAGGAATATCAGACAGTCGCAGACTCTTTCCCAACTCCGCGACACCCTCCTCCCTAAGCTGCTTTCCGGCGAGTTGAGCATTTCGAACGCCGTTTTCGAGCCTGTTTCTCCGGATGTCGCCGATGCCACCGCCTGA
- the rhuM gene encoding virulence protein RhuM/Fic/DOC family protein, which produces MPPPDQQKVQLFVSEDGKAQLEVALDRETVWLNQNQMSALFDTSTDNVGLHLKNIFAEGELEEDRTTEDFSVVRQEGKRQVRRRIKHYNLDAIISVGYRVSSIRATQFRQWATQVLKDHLVQGYTLNQRRLAERGIEFEQAVDLLSRTLTHQGLVSREGEAVARVISDYARSWSLLQGYDEQQLAEVGIRQPDMQPLELDEALAAIGELKQTLMAKGEATELFGQLRGDGLASALAIIEQGFGDELFYPNVASRAAHLLYFVIKNHPLADGNKRCGSFLFLWYLRRNATLLARPVEHLINDNTLVALALLVAESLPDQKALMIRLIEHFILLKESASGDKD; this is translated from the coding sequence ATGCCACCGCCTGACCAACAGAAGGTCCAGCTTTTCGTCTCTGAGGACGGGAAGGCGCAGCTGGAAGTGGCGCTTGATCGGGAAACTGTCTGGTTGAACCAGAACCAGATGTCTGCCTTGTTCGATACCTCCACCGACAATGTCGGTTTGCACCTGAAGAATATCTTTGCAGAGGGTGAGCTTGAGGAAGATCGAACTACCGAGGATTTCTCGGTAGTTCGCCAGGAGGGCAAGCGTCAGGTTCGTCGTCGCATCAAGCATTACAATCTTGATGCCATTATTTCAGTGGGTTACCGGGTCAGCTCCATTCGCGCCACCCAGTTTCGTCAGTGGGCCACCCAGGTGCTCAAGGATCATCTTGTGCAGGGCTACACCCTCAATCAGCGCCGCCTGGCGGAGCGCGGCATCGAGTTCGAGCAGGCGGTCGACCTGCTGAGCCGCACGCTGACCCATCAGGGCCTGGTCTCCAGGGAGGGCGAAGCCGTCGCACGGGTGATCAGCGACTACGCCCGCTCCTGGAGCCTGCTGCAGGGCTACGATGAGCAGCAGCTGGCCGAGGTCGGAATCAGGCAGCCTGACATGCAGCCGTTGGAACTGGACGAGGCCCTCGCGGCCATCGGTGAGCTCAAGCAGACCCTGATGGCCAAGGGCGAGGCCACCGAGCTGTTCGGCCAGCTGCGGGGCGATGGCCTGGCCTCGGCCCTGGCCATCATCGAGCAGGGGTTCGGGGATGAGTTGTTCTATCCCAATGTCGCCAGCCGCGCCGCGCACCTGCTCTACTTCGTGATCAAGAACCACCCGCTCGCCGACGGCAACAAGCGCTGCGGCTCGTTCCTGTTCCTGTGGTACCTGCGCCGCAACGCCACCCTGCTGGCGCGGCCGGTGGAACACCTGATCAACGACAACACCCTGGTGGCCCTGGCCCTGCTGGTGGCGGAAAGCCTGCCGGATCAGAAGGCCCTGATGATCCGCCTGATCGAGCATTTCATTCTGCTGAAAGAGTCGGCTTCCGGGGATAAGGATTGA
- a CDS encoding type I restriction endonuclease subunit R, translated as MTEDQLEQQCLRWFAEGGWEIAHGPDLAPDGEVPERGDYRQVLLLADLEAAIRRINPHLPQNAVEQAIAVVRKPESLDVAISNRTFHRLLLDGVPVEYKRDDRVIHDQAFLVDFGDLSANRFRAINQFTLEGAKQLRRPDVVCFINGLPLAMLELKSPGAENVSIWDAFHQVQTYKEEMPDLFAYNEAAVISDGYLARVGSLTASQERYMPWRTVKHEDDRPLLEWQLESMVRGFFDRELLLDYIRYFVIFETDAERLVKKIAGYHQFHAVREAVKATVIAARTPELDRAEGRRATYGDEVQPGSKKAGVVWHTQGSGKSISMCCYAGKLLQQPEMNNPTLVVVTDRNDLDGQLFATFSAARELLKQEPVQADDRDALRRLLSERESGGIIFTTVQKFALLTDETDHPALNERHNIVVISDEAHRSQYGLKATLKRDGTYRFGYARHMRDALPNASFIGFTGTPIESEDKDTRAVFGDYVSIYDIQDAVDDGATVPIFYESRLAKLDINREQIEALSDQVEEVVEDEEDVGSREKTKGEWSRLEKLVGAGPRLKQVAEDLVNHFEIRTATISGKAMIVAMSREIAVHLYNEIVALRPAWHDADPEKGAIKIVMTGSASDRALLQPHIYNKATRKRFEKRFKDERDPLKLVIVRDMWLTGFDAPCCHTMYVDKPMKGHNLMQAIAHVNRVFKDKPGGLVVDYIGIANELKQALKTYTDAKGKGSPTHSAEEAYAILLEKLDIIHGMFAPGPKGKGFNYRCHQGASFEDEPHRLLVPTANYVLGLEDGKKRFLDTVLAVNKAFSLCATLDQAQALQKEVAFLSQVKAAITKFTSVDRKLTEEEKNTALKQILENALVAEGVTDVFALCGLDKPNIGLLSDEFLEDVRQMPYRNFAVELLEKLLKDDIKAKTRNNVVQERKYADRLQETLRKYNNRGIETAQVIEELISMAKQFQAEMERDAALGLNPDEVAFYDALANNESAVRELGDEVLKKIAVEITDKLRKSTTVDWQVRESVRAKLRILVRRTLQRYKYPPDQAPEAVELIMQQAEVLSNHWSR; from the coding sequence ATGACCGAGGATCAGCTGGAGCAGCAGTGCCTGCGGTGGTTCGCCGAGGGCGGTTGGGAGATCGCCCACGGGCCGGACCTGGCACCGGATGGCGAGGTCCCGGAGCGGGGCGATTACCGGCAGGTACTGTTGCTGGCGGATCTCGAGGCCGCCATCCGGCGCATCAACCCGCACCTGCCCCAGAACGCCGTCGAGCAGGCGATCGCCGTGGTGCGCAAGCCGGAAAGCCTGGACGTGGCGATCAGCAACCGCACCTTCCATCGCTTGTTGCTGGACGGCGTGCCGGTCGAGTATAAGCGCGACGACAGGGTGATCCACGACCAGGCCTTCCTGGTGGACTTCGGCGACCTGAGTGCCAACCGCTTCCGGGCCATCAACCAGTTCACCCTCGAAGGGGCCAAGCAGCTGCGCCGCCCGGATGTCGTTTGCTTCATCAATGGCCTGCCGCTGGCCATGCTGGAGTTGAAGAGCCCCGGTGCCGAGAACGTGAGCATCTGGGACGCCTTCCACCAGGTCCAGACCTACAAGGAGGAGATGCCCGACCTGTTCGCCTACAACGAGGCCGCCGTCATCAGCGATGGCTACCTGGCTCGGGTCGGTTCGCTCACCGCCAGCCAGGAGCGCTACATGCCCTGGCGCACCGTGAAGCACGAGGACGACAGGCCCCTGCTGGAGTGGCAGCTGGAGTCCATGGTGCGGGGCTTCTTCGACCGCGAGCTGTTGCTGGACTATATCCGCTACTTCGTGATCTTCGAGACGGATGCCGAGAGGCTGGTCAAGAAGATCGCCGGCTACCACCAGTTCCACGCCGTGCGTGAGGCGGTGAAGGCCACCGTGATCGCCGCCCGGACGCCCGAGCTTGACCGAGCCGAGGGGCGGCGCGCCACCTATGGTGATGAGGTGCAGCCGGGCAGCAAGAAGGCCGGGGTGGTGTGGCATACCCAGGGTTCCGGCAAGAGCATCTCCATGTGCTGCTATGCCGGCAAGCTGCTGCAACAACCGGAGATGAACAACCCCACCCTGGTCGTGGTGACCGACCGCAACGACCTGGACGGCCAGCTGTTCGCCACCTTCAGCGCCGCCCGGGAGCTGCTCAAGCAGGAGCCGGTTCAGGCCGATGATCGGGATGCCCTGCGCCGGTTGCTGTCGGAGCGGGAATCCGGCGGCATCATCTTCACCACGGTGCAGAAGTTCGCCCTGCTGACTGATGAGACCGACCACCCGGCGCTGAACGAACGGCACAACATCGTGGTGATCTCGGACGAGGCCCACCGCAGCCAGTACGGCCTGAAGGCTACCCTCAAGAGGGACGGCACCTACAGGTTCGGCTATGCACGGCACATGCGCGATGCCCTGCCCAACGCCTCATTCATCGGGTTTACCGGCACCCCCATCGAGAGCGAGGACAAGGACACCCGCGCCGTGTTCGGCGACTATGTCTCCATCTACGACATCCAGGATGCCGTGGACGATGGCGCGACGGTGCCGATCTTCTACGAATCTCGCCTGGCCAAGCTGGACATCAATCGCGAGCAGATCGAGGCGCTCTCCGACCAGGTGGAGGAGGTGGTCGAGGACGAGGAAGACGTGGGCAGCCGCGAGAAGACCAAGGGGGAGTGGAGCCGGCTGGAGAAGCTGGTGGGCGCCGGTCCGCGTCTGAAGCAGGTGGCGGAGGACCTGGTCAACCACTTCGAGATCCGTACCGCGACCATCAGCGGCAAGGCGATGATCGTGGCCATGAGCCGCGAGATCGCGGTTCACCTCTATAACGAGATCGTCGCCCTGCGCCCGGCGTGGCACGACGCTGACCCCGAGAAAGGCGCAATCAAGATCGTGATGACCGGCTCCGCCTCGGACCGGGCCCTGCTGCAGCCACACATCTACAACAAGGCGACCCGGAAGCGCTTCGAGAAACGCTTCAAGGATGAACGCGACCCGCTCAAGCTGGTGATCGTGCGCGACATGTGGCTGACCGGTTTCGATGCCCCCTGCTGTCACACCATGTACGTGGACAAGCCCATGAAGGGGCACAACCTGATGCAGGCCATCGCCCATGTGAACCGCGTGTTCAAGGACAAGCCCGGCGGTCTGGTGGTGGATTACATCGGTATTGCCAACGAGCTCAAGCAGGCTCTGAAGACCTACACCGACGCTAAGGGCAAGGGTTCCCCCACCCATAGTGCCGAAGAGGCCTATGCCATCCTGCTGGAGAAGCTGGACATCATCCACGGCATGTTCGCTCCTGGCCCCAAGGGCAAGGGATTCAACTACCGCTGTCATCAGGGAGCGAGTTTCGAGGATGAGCCCCACAGGCTGCTGGTGCCCACCGCCAACTACGTGCTCGGCCTGGAAGATGGCAAGAAGCGCTTCCTGGATACCGTGCTGGCCGTGAACAAGGCCTTTTCCCTGTGTGCCACCCTGGATCAAGCCCAGGCGCTGCAGAAGGAGGTGGCGTTCCTGTCCCAGGTGAAGGCCGCCATCACCAAGTTCACCAGCGTGGACCGTAAGCTCACCGAGGAGGAGAAGAACACCGCCCTGAAGCAGATCCTGGAAAATGCCCTGGTTGCCGAGGGCGTGACTGATGTCTTCGCCCTGTGTGGCCTGGACAAGCCGAATATCGGGCTGCTATCCGACGAGTTCCTGGAAGACGTTCGGCAGATGCCCTACAGGAACTTCGCCGTGGAGCTGCTGGAGAAGCTGCTCAAGGACGACATCAAGGCCAAGACTCGCAACAACGTGGTGCAGGAGAGGAAATACGCCGACCGCCTGCAGGAGACGCTGCGCAAGTATAACAACCGGGGTATCGAGACGGCGCAGGTGATCGAAGAGCTGATCAGCATGGCCAAGCAGTTCCAGGCCGAGATGGAGCGGGATGCCGCCCTGGGCCTGAACCCGGACGAGGTGGCCTTCTACGACGCTCTGGCCAATAACGAGAGCGCCGTGCGCGAGCTTGGTGACGAGGTCCTGAAGAAGATTGCCGTGGAGATCACCGACAAGCTGCGCAAATCCACCACCGTCGACTGGCAGGTGCGCGAGAGCGTGCGGGCGAAACTGCGCATCCTGGTGAGGCGAACGCTGCAGCGCTACAAGTATCCGCCCGACCAGGCGCCGGAGGCCGTTGAGCTGATCATGCAACAGGCGGAAGTGCTCTCGAACCACTGGAGCCGATAG
- a CDS encoding carbohydrate kinase family protein encodes MIPVIAFGEALVDMLSSRLGDTAQGHETFTPYAGGAPADVSVACARLGVPSRFLGMVGDDRFGDFLAAQLAAHGVDTSGVVRTQEARTALAFVSRDEHGERTFDFYRPPAADLLYRLEHLPAGVFAEPAILHLCSNSLTEPAIAETTLAMAEMARRAGCLVSVDANLRHNLWAEGTADISLVTRLLDTADQLKLSTEELDCLRADHPEDAWLAERLAAGVKAIVITDGAGDVRLLGVGLEQRVTPPAVEAVDTTAGGDAFIGGLLAELAEHLGEAGIDGDWHRDADFLARAVETACRCGAHAVTRPGAYAALPTREDLAGLRH; translated from the coding sequence ATGATCCCGGTGATCGCCTTCGGCGAGGCCCTGGTCGACATGCTCTCCAGCCGGCTGGGCGATACGGCACAGGGCCACGAGACGTTCACGCCCTATGCCGGCGGGGCACCGGCCGACGTGTCCGTGGCCTGCGCCCGGCTCGGCGTGCCCAGCCGCTTCCTCGGCATGGTCGGCGATGACCGCTTCGGCGACTTCCTCGCGGCACAGCTGGCCGCCCACGGCGTCGACACCTCCGGGGTGGTGCGCACCCAGGAGGCGCGAACCGCCCTGGCCTTCGTCTCCCGGGATGAGCACGGCGAGCGCACCTTCGACTTCTACCGCCCGCCGGCCGCCGACCTGCTCTACCGGCTCGAGCACCTGCCCGCCGGCGTGTTCGCCGAGCCCGCCATACTGCACCTGTGCAGCAACAGCCTGACCGAGCCGGCGATCGCCGAGACCACCCTGGCCATGGCCGAGATGGCGCGCCGCGCCGGCTGCCTGGTCAGCGTGGACGCCAACCTGCGCCACAACCTGTGGGCCGAAGGCACCGCCGACATCAGCCTGGTGACCCGCCTGCTCGACACGGCCGACCAGCTCAAGCTCTCCACCGAGGAGCTCGACTGCCTGCGCGCCGACCACCCGGAGGACGCTTGGCTGGCCGAGCGCCTGGCCGCCGGAGTCAAGGCCATCGTCATCACCGACGGGGCCGGCGACGTGCGCCTGCTGGGCGTGGGCCTCGAGCAGCGGGTGACGCCGCCCGCCGTCGAGGCGGTGGACACCACCGCCGGCGGCGATGCCTTTATCGGCGGACTGCTGGCCGAACTCGCCGAACACCTCGGCGAGGCCGGCATCGACGGCGACTGGCACCGCGACGCCGACTTCCTGGCCCGGGCCGTGGAGACCGCCTGCCGCTGCGGCGCCCACGCCGTGACCCGCCCCGGTGCCTATGCCGCCCTGCCCACCCGCGAGGATCTGGCCGGGCTGCGCCATTAA
- a CDS encoding D-hexose-6-phosphate mutarotase, with protein sequence MIPQSLRTLLDETRGQRRAHWAGRELWLANEAWGELALSLQGGQLLHFLPAGDGSEGWLWVTPTPQDLPGAIRGGIPLCWPWFADDRYADESEDHSGPFHGTARLADWRLDAVDEHEEGVELHLSPETRLHSQLTARLVVQANARRLHVELVTEHVGETPVKISGALHSYLAVRDAFACRVEGLAGARYLDKLAGFADREQQGELGVRGGLDRIYHSNAELTLDDGARRLRIARQGSDSAVVWHPGEALPEDTPTEAGHRFLCVESANTRLDPVWLVPGAQHLLGTTLSLALPA encoded by the coding sequence ATGATTCCGCAAAGCCTGCGCACCCTGCTCGACGAGACCCGCGGCCAGCGCCGCGCCCACTGGGCCGGCCGCGAGCTGTGGCTGGCCAACGAGGCCTGGGGCGAGCTGGCCCTCTCCCTGCAGGGGGGGCAACTTCTCCACTTCCTACCGGCCGGTGACGGCAGCGAAGGCTGGCTGTGGGTGACGCCCACGCCCCAGGATCTCCCCGGTGCGATTCGCGGCGGCATCCCGCTCTGCTGGCCCTGGTTCGCCGACGATCGCTACGCCGACGAGTCCGAGGATCACAGCGGCCCCTTCCACGGCACCGCACGCCTCGCCGACTGGCGGCTGGACGCCGTGGACGAGCACGAGGAGGGGGTGGAGTTGCACCTCTCGCCCGAGACGCGCCTGCACAGCCAGCTCACGGCGCGCCTGGTGGTCCAGGCCAACGCCCGGCGCCTGCACGTGGAGCTGGTCACCGAGCACGTCGGCGAGACGCCGGTGAAGATCAGCGGCGCCCTGCACAGCTACCTGGCGGTGCGCGACGCCTTCGCCTGCCGCGTCGAGGGGCTGGCCGGCGCCCGCTACCTGGACAAGCTGGCCGGCTTCGCCGACCGCGAGCAGCAGGGCGAGCTCGGCGTACGCGGCGGGCTCGACCGCATCTATCACAGCAACGCCGAGTTGACCCTGGACGACGGCGCTCGCCGCCTGCGCATCGCCCGCCAGGGCAGCGACTCCGCCGTGGTCTGGCACCCCGGCGAGGCGCTGCCCGAGGACACCCCCACCGAGGCCGGCCACCGCTTCCTCTGCGTGGAGTCCGCCAACACCCGCCTCGACCCGGTGTGGCTGGTGCCCGGCGCCCAGCACCTGCTGGGCACCACCCTCAGCCTGGCGCTGCCCGCATGA
- the glk gene encoding glucokinase, with amino-acid sequence MTRPALIGDIGGTNARFALVTPGAFAPRDILALPCADYPGLVEAVHDYLTRVGATGERAPQEACLAFACPIRGDQVTMTNNHWAFSRAEAQAALGLTRFKVINDFTAQALGVPHLPEADLVEVQPGEAIPHAARLVIGPGTGLGVAGLFPGRHAWIPLPTEGGHVTFAPTDEREQNLLRHFRNRYGRVSVERLLCGQGLLDLYLAHCSLKGANPVHTTPAEVTAAADSDPLARDTLLRFLKILGDVCGDAALMLGARGGVTLCGGILPRLRDWLPRSRFREAFAAKGRMDAYTATIPVHLVTAPWTGLLGAAEALYNPEVD; translated from the coding sequence ATGACACGACCCGCGTTGATCGGTGATATCGGCGGCACCAACGCCCGCTTCGCGCTGGTGACCCCGGGCGCCTTCGCGCCCCGCGATATCCTCGCCCTGCCCTGCGCCGACTACCCCGGCCTGGTGGAGGCGGTGCACGACTACCTGACCCGGGTAGGCGCCACCGGCGAACGGGCCCCACAGGAGGCCTGCCTGGCCTTCGCCTGCCCGATCCGCGGCGACCAGGTGACCATGACCAACAACCACTGGGCCTTCTCCCGGGCCGAGGCCCAGGCGGCGCTGGGGCTCACGCGCTTCAAGGTGATCAACGACTTCACCGCCCAGGCGCTGGGCGTGCCCCACCTGCCCGAGGCCGACCTGGTCGAGGTGCAGCCCGGCGAGGCGATTCCCCATGCGGCCCGGCTGGTGATCGGCCCCGGCACGGGGCTCGGCGTCGCCGGCCTCTTCCCCGGCCGCCACGCCTGGATCCCGCTGCCCACCGAGGGGGGCCACGTCACCTTCGCCCCCACCGACGAGCGCGAGCAGAACCTCCTGCGCCACTTCCGCAACCGCTACGGCCGGGTCAGCGTGGAGCGCCTGCTGTGCGGCCAGGGGCTGCTGGACCTCTACCTCGCCCACTGCTCGCTCAAGGGCGCCAACCCCGTGCACACCACCCCCGCCGAGGTCACCGCGGCGGCCGACAGCGACCCGCTGGCCCGTGATACCCTGCTGCGCTTTCTCAAGATCCTCGGCGACGTCTGCGGTGACGCCGCCCTGATGCTGGGCGCCCGCGGCGGGGTCACCCTGTGCGGAGGCATCCTGCCGCGGCTGCGCGACTGGCTGCCGCGAAGCCGCTTTCGCGAGGCCTTCGCCGCCAAGGGACGCATGGACGCCTACACGGCGACGATCCCCGTGCACCTGGTGACCGCCCCCTGGACGGGACTGCTGGGCGCCGCCGAGGCCCTTTACAATCCAGAAGTCGACTAA
- the edd gene encoding phosphogluconate dehydratase has product MATTPPALNATVADVTRRIRERSAERRALYEARMAAQHRRGVHRGELSCGNLAHGFAACGAEEKDRLKLMNSANLGIISSYNDMLSAHQPLEDYPAIIKAAARAMGSTAQFAGGVPAMCDGVTQGQPGMELSLFSREVIAMATAVALSHNMFDATLYLGVCDKIVPGLFIGAARFGHLPALFVPAGPMESGLPNKEKARIRQLYAEGKVGRDELLEAESASYHSPGTCTFYGTANSNQLMMEIMGLHLPGASFVNPGTPLREALTRYAAEQAIRNSEPGGSYRPFYQQVDERAIVNAMVGLLASGGSTNHTLHLVAMAAAAGLTITWDDFTALSAVTPSLTRIYPNGQADVNHFQAAGGMSLLIRELLGAGLIHGDIPTVFGSDLTAYTREPFLEEGKLTWREGPADSLDRDVLRGVSEPFAPTGGLTVLDGNLGRGVIKVSAVAEEHRLVEAPARIFEDQNELKAAFEAGELDRDRDVVVVVRYQGPKANGMPELHKLTPYLGVLQDRGFQVALVTDGRMSGASGKVPAAIHMTPEALDGGPLAKLRDGDIVRLDADAGTLEVKVDAHAWAERERAEPHLEHCHQGLGRELFAGLRHLASGSEQGASVFGGFEADDLARQAGQIHDEDA; this is encoded by the coding sequence ATGGCCACGACGCCCCCCGCCCTGAACGCCACCGTTGCCGACGTCACCCGACGCATCCGCGAGCGCTCCGCCGAGCGCCGCGCCCTCTACGAGGCGCGCATGGCGGCCCAGCATCGCCGCGGCGTGCACCGGGGTGAGCTCTCCTGCGGCAACCTGGCCCACGGCTTCGCCGCCTGCGGCGCCGAGGAGAAGGACCGCCTCAAGCTGATGAACAGCGCCAACCTGGGCATTATTTCGTCCTATAACGACATGCTCTCGGCCCACCAGCCGCTGGAGGACTACCCGGCGATCATCAAGGCCGCCGCCCGGGCCATGGGCTCCACCGCCCAGTTCGCCGGCGGCGTGCCGGCCATGTGCGACGGCGTCACCCAGGGCCAGCCCGGCATGGAGTTGTCGCTCTTCTCCCGGGAGGTGATCGCCATGGCCACCGCCGTGGCGCTCTCCCACAACATGTTCGACGCCACCCTCTACCTGGGCGTCTGCGACAAGATCGTCCCGGGGCTCTTCATCGGCGCGGCGCGCTTCGGCCACCTGCCGGCGCTCTTCGTGCCCGCCGGCCCCATGGAGAGCGGCCTGCCCAACAAGGAGAAGGCCCGCATCCGCCAGCTCTACGCCGAGGGCAAGGTGGGCCGCGACGAGCTGCTGGAGGCCGAATCCGCCTCCTACCACAGCCCCGGTACCTGCACCTTTTACGGCACCGCCAACTCCAACCAGCTGATGATGGAGATCATGGGCCTGCACCTGCCCGGCGCCTCCTTCGTCAACCCGGGCACGCCGCTGCGCGAGGCCTTGACCCGCTACGCCGCCGAGCAGGCGATTCGTAACAGCGAGCCGGGCGGCAGCTACCGCCCCTTCTACCAGCAGGTCGACGAGCGCGCCATCGTCAACGCCATGGTCGGCCTGCTGGCCTCCGGCGGCTCCACCAACCACACCCTGCACCTGGTGGCCATGGCCGCCGCGGCGGGGCTGACCATCACCTGGGACGACTTCACCGCCCTCTCCGCGGTGACGCCGAGCCTGACCCGCATCTACCCCAACGGCCAGGCCGACGTGAACCACTTCCAGGCCGCCGGCGGCATGAGCCTGCTGATCCGTGAGCTGCTGGGCGCCGGACTGATCCATGGCGACATCCCCACGGTGTTCGGCAGCGACCTGACCGCCTACACCCGGGAGCCCTTCCTGGAGGAGGGCAAGCTGACCTGGCGCGAGGGCCCCGCCGATAGCCTCGACCGGGACGTGCTGCGCGGCGTAAGCGAGCCCTTTGCCCCCACCGGCGGGCTCACCGTGCTCGACGGCAACCTGGGCCGCGGGGTGATCAAGGTCTCGGCGGTGGCCGAGGAACACCGCCTGGTGGAGGCGCCGGCACGGATCTTCGAGGACCAGAACGAGCTCAAGGCGGCCTTCGAGGCGGGCGAGCTGGATCGCGATCGCGACGTGGTGGTCGTGGTGCGCTACCAGGGCCCCAAGGCCAACGGCATGCCGGAGCTGCACAAGCTCACACCCTATCTCGGCGTGCTCCAGGACCGCGGCTTCCAGGTCGCGCTGGTCACCGACGGACGCATGTCCGGCGCCTCCGGCAAGGTCCCCGCGGCCATCCATATGACCCCCGAGGCTCTGGACGGCGGCCCCCTGGCGAAGCTGCGCGATGGCGATATCGTCCGCCTGGACGCCGACGCCGGCACCCTCGAGGTCAAGGTGGACGCCCACGCCTGGGCCGAGCGCGAGCGCGCCGAGCCGCACCTGGAGCACTGCCACCAGGGCCTGGGACGCGAACTGTTCGCCGGCCTGCGCCATCTGGCCAGCGGCTCCGAGCAGGGCGCCTCGGTGTTCGGCGGCTTCGAGGCCGACGACCTGGCCCGCCAGGCCGGCCAGATCCACGACGAGGACGCCTGA